In Apium graveolens cultivar Ventura unplaced genomic scaffold, ASM990537v1 ctg5723, whole genome shotgun sequence, a genomic segment contains:
- the LOC141702786 gene encoding flowering time control protein FPA-like translates to MSGRGGRERSRRDYPPRSEERNHHGRSNAPPSRHLWVGNLSHNLSERTLKEHFLRFGELESLAFQPGRSYAFVNYKHDEEAFAAIRALQGFFVAGNPLKIEFAKAEKSSSSSVDEEYLLRRDDQRSAVRGSPYPHKEPRAQRSSPDPSYPNKSKMDDKSLEPSEVLWIGFPALLKVDEAILRKAFSPFGEIVKITAFPGRSYAFVRFRNVMSACRAKDALHGKLFGNPRVHICFARSESSGRNPLNAPSSPSARSYGRMEASENYRHDRNYENISGDPSMRSPRFISDMESRDPDIVPFQRNGNIWPVNNGSFEQGFQDLGPELGPPRSVYEHRASPPRDRGARFRDYSPQKFPRQGQLYDDSWELPEDAMLFHESKKLKTTSFPHGNELPEYPFRDREQVKHVLPRIPEYHHRGAFDKNFDSGSFGREQIPDRAMNLTQPYGERSEHWNMPYDSLQVGSVPLPPNQVDRKRSTPELHQPSSNEVWKWEGTIAKGGTPVCRARCFPVGKVLDMILPDFLDCTARTGLDMLAKHYYQSASAWVVFFVPETDVDISFYNEFMNYLGEKQRAAVAKIDDNTTLFLVPPSEFSEKVLKVPGKLSISGVILRLETPGPSIESHNMHERKDTSFGSFQGDTSYPRQISPSGSYSSMAPFPNHVNPGVSNIPFHGKLPAPPLPYAGYNHTGRNPPDTINDDRHINKQNLSQGQNWSVHNVQNSNAGDRNIATQPSSSAFDSVNQGYNPATPRAALQTNFANYATGVSGTPYPGSSNPSHDTNPPSSSSLLAAALQPEKLAQLASSLLGQQRQTGVVSAGQDFRQSSSTSQSEHMFRPQQNTPVSSNQASSDYPQSQFSQQQQVQQFQQHQTSNIPAMPQRELSTVTPGNQQPQNTGTQEDGDADPQKRLQATLQLAAALLQQIQQGKQN, encoded by the exons ATG TCTGGCAGGGGAGGAAGGGAGCGATCTAGAAGAGACTATCCTCCGAGATCGGAAGAGAGGAATCATCATGGTCGTAGTAATGCACCGCCATCAAGGCATCTTTGGGTAGGAAATTTGTCTCATAACCTATCTGAGAGAACTTTGAAGGAGCATTTCTTACGGTTTGGTGAGCTCGAGAGTCTTGCTTTTCAACCTGGTCGAAGCTATGCTTTTGTAAATTATAAGCATGATGAAGAAGCGTTTGCTGCCATTAGAGCACTTCAAGGATTTTTTGTCGCGGGAAATCCGCTTAAGATTGAGTTTGCAAAGGCG GAAAAGTCTTCATCTTCATCAGTTGATGAAGAGTACTTGCTTCGTCGAGATGATCAACGATCCGCTGTTAGAGGATCACCATATCCTCATAAGGAACCTAGAGCACAACGCTCTAGCCCTGATCCATCTTACCCTAATAAATCTAAGATGGATGATAAAAGTTTAGAACCTAGTGAAGTGTTATGGATTGGGTTTCCTGCTCTATTGAAGGTGGATGAAGCAAttttaagaaaagcattttcgCCATTTGGTGAAATTGTGAAGATCACAGCATTTCCTGGTCGGAGCTATGCCTTTGTCCGCTTCAGAAATGTAATGTCGGCCTGCAGGGCTAAAGATGCTCTTCATGGAAAGTTATTTGGCAATCCTCGTGTGCATATTTGTTTCGCAAGGAGTGAATCTAGTGGACGAAATCCATTGAATGCCCCTTCCTCGCCAAGTGCTAGGTCATATGGACGCATGGAAGCCTCTGAGAACTACCGACATGATAGAAATTATGAGAACATATCCGGGGATCCCAGCATGAGGTCCCCTCGTTTTATATCTGATATGGAGTCCAGGGATCCTGATATTGTGCCTTTCCAGAGGAATGGTAATATATGGCCAGTTAATAATGGTTCTTTTGAACAGGGTTTCCAAGATTTGGGTCCAGAACTAGGACCTCCGCGGAGTGTGTATGAACATCGAGCTAGTCCTCCTAGAGATCGGGGTGCCCGCTTTCGTGATTATTCTCCACAAAAATTTCCTCGACAAGGACAACTATATGACGATTCTTGGGAATTGCCAGAAGATGCAATGCTTTTTCATGAATCTAAGAAATTAAAGACCACTTCATTTCCACATGGAAATGAACTTCCGGAGTATCCTTTCCGCGATCGTGAACAAGTAAAACATGTGTTGCCTAGAATACCCGAGTATCACCACCGTGGTGCCTTCGATAAGAACTTTGATTCCGGTTCTTTTGGGCGTGAACAAATTCCTGATCGAGCGATGAATTTAACCCAACCATATGGTGAGAGGAGCGAACACTGGAATATGCCGTACGATAGTTTGCAGGTTGGATCTGTGCCATTGCCTCCAAATCAGGTTGATCGGAAGAGATCAACTCCCGAATTACATCAGCCTTCTTCAAATGAAGTTTGGAAATGGGAAGGAACTATTGCAAAAGGAGGAACTCCAGTTTGCCGTGCTCGCTGTTTTCCAGTGGGGAAAGTACTGGATATGATTCT GCCTGACTTTCTGGATTGCACAGCAAGGACCGGTCTAGACATGCTAGCAAAACATTACTATCAATCTGCCAGTGCTTGGGTAGTATTTTTTGTTCCTGAAACTGATGTTGATATCTCATTTTACAATGAATTTATGAATTATTTGGGGGAAAAGCAGAGAGCTGCAGTTGCTAAAATTGACGACAACACCACTTTATTTCTTGTTCCTCCTTCTGAATTCTCTGAGAAAGTGCTTAAAGTTCCAGGGAAACTCAGTATCTCTGGTGTTATTTTAAGATTAGAAACTCCTGGTCCCAGTATTGAGTCTCATAATATGCATGAGAGGAAAGACACAAGTTTTGGGTCTTTTCAGGGGGATACATCATACCCAAGGCAAATATCACCTTCAGGGTCGTATTCCTCAATGGCCCCTTTTCCAAATCATGTGAACCCTGGAGTAAGTAATATACCTTTTCATGGAAAGTTGCCTGCACCACCCCTACCTTATGCCGGCTACAATCATACAGGCAGAAATCCACCTGACACCATCAATGATGACCGGCATATTAATAAGCAAAACCTGTCCCAGGGGCAGAACTGGTCGGTTCACAATGTGCAGAATTCTAATGCTGGTGATAGAAACATAGCAACACAACCTTCCAGTAGTGCTTTTGATTCTGTCAATCAAGGATATAACCCTGCCACACCAAGGGCTGCACTGCAGACAAATTTTGCTAACTACGCAACTGGGGTTTCTGGTACCCCTTACCCTGGAAGCAGTAACCCCTCTCATGATACAAACCCACCATCTTCTTCATCTCTGCTTGCTGCAGCTCTTCAACCAGAAAAACTTGCACAGTTGGCATCATCTCTTCTTGGGCAGCAAAGGCAAACTGGGGTTGTATCAGCAGGCCAAGATTTCAGGCAGTCAAGTAGCACAAGTCAGTCAGAGCATATGTTTAGGCCACAGCAGAATACTCCTGTGTCGAGCAATCAGGCATCTTCTGATTATCCACAATCTCAATTCAGTCAGCAGCAACAGGTACAGCAATTTCAGCAGCATCAGACATCAAATATCCCTGCAATGCCTCAGAGAGAGCTTTCAACTGTCACACCTGGGAATCAACAGCCTCAGAATACTGGTACACAAGAGGATGGAGATGCTGACCCTCAGAAACGTCTACAAGCTACCTTACAGTTAGCAGCAGCTCTTCTTCAGCAAATTCAGCAAGGGAAACAAAACTAG